In Raphanus sativus cultivar WK10039 chromosome 5, ASM80110v3, whole genome shotgun sequence, the following proteins share a genomic window:
- the LOC108859600 gene encoding uncharacterized protein LOC108859600, translated as MSDNLKHPLEDSASLERLSKVAKIEGEEEEGPVDSESELSMNPRAQRYLVAIEYIGTRFSGSQQQPKDRTVVGVLQEAFHKFIGQPVKIFCSSRTDAGVHALSNVCHVDVERLSKRKPGDVLPPHEPGVVQRAVNHFLQRNDGDVMVTDVRCVPSNYHARYKARERTYFYRLLSGSDPLSILEKDRAWHVPEELDLRSMQEACRVLVGSHDFTSFRAAGCQAKSPVRCLDEFNVMEVPSTPYFPSIMERAESNLNNGDDPLACSSQTKTETAGVTTNFGETFGVRRRHRCYVVTARARGFLYHQVRLLVGALKCVGTGELTVSDVERILEAKTVSAAKPMAPASGLYLATVKYELP; from the exons ATGAGTGATAATCTGAAGCATCCTCTTGAGGATTCAGCTTCGCTAGAGAGACTATCAAAGGTTGCGAAGATCGagggcgaagaagaagaaggaccgGTTGACTCTGAGTCGGAGCTATCGATGAACCCTAGAGCGCAGCGTTACTTGGTTGCAATCGAGTATATAGGAACGCGTTTCTCGGGGTCACAACAGCAGCCTAAGGACCGCACCGTCGTCGGCGTATTGCAG GAGGCTTTTCATAAGTTTATTGGCCAGCCTGTCAAGATCTTCTGCTCAAGTCGAACG GATGCAGGAGTGCATGCTCTATCAAATGTTTGCCATGTTGATGTGGAACGCCTCAGTAAAAGAAAGCCTGGTGATGTG TTACCACCTCATGAACCTGGTGTGGTCCAGAGAGCTGTGAACCATTTCTTACAG AGAAATGACGGTGATGTTATGGTGACTGATGTTCGGTGTGTCCCAAGTAATTATCATGCCAGATATAAAGCCCGGGAGCGCAC GTACTTCTACCGCTTGCTTTCGGGGTCGGATCCTTTATCCATCCTTGAAAAAGACCGTGCGTGGCATGTTCCTGAGGAGCTAGATCTTCGCTCTATGCAG GAAGCATGCAGAGTTCTCGTTGGATCTCATGACTTTACCTCCTTCAGGGCAGCTGGTTGCCAG GCAAAGTCACCTGTGAGATGTTTAGATGAATTCAATGTCATGGAAGTACCATCAACACCATATTTTCCATCTATCATGGAAAGGGCGGAGAGTAACCTAAACAATGGAGATGATCCTCTCGCATGTTCCAGCCAAACCAAGACTGAGACTGCTGGTGTTACTACAAATTTCGGCGAGACTTTTGGTGTAAGAAGACGACACCGCTGCTACGTAGTAACAGCGCGTGCCCGCGGTTTTCTGTACCACCAG GTTCGACTGCTTGTAGGAGCACTTAAATGTGTTGGCACTGGAGAGTTGACCGTTTCAGATG TT